CAGGGCAAATGATGGGCGATGTGCTGTCCCTGGTGATTTCGCTTGCTACCTCCTCCGGACTGGTTGCGGCAAGAAAGCCGCTTTTCCAGCCGGAAGAAGGGGTTAGCAAGTTGTTTACTGGGCCTGGTTTGTCTCGGGTTTCTGGACAGGCATGGCCTCCAGTTTTTCCTTTAGCTCCTTGAGCTTTTCCTTTACCCGTGTGGCGTTATCGGGACCCATACGGATCATCAGTTTTTGAATGCCGGGTAGTTTCTCCAGTTTTGGATCGGCAAACTTGTAATACACTGACGGCCGTACTAGCTGGATGGGGCCCTCTATCTCCGGTGCTGCCAACACCTGGTCAATGGCCTCAATGACTATCTGGTGGAAAGTCTTGTTACGAATGCCCAGCTCGCCCCAAGCCTGGGACAGACGCGGGTACCAGTATTGATAGAGACCTACAGCAGTATCAGTGTTCATCAGTGCGAACAATCGTACCGGCTGGTCGTACCGGCGATAGTTGTCGGGTGATAATTGGTAGCCCTCCATAGATGAGCCAGTAACAATAATCGGGCCGCGAATCGTTTTTAGCGGCCGATGCTTGTGAATCAACTCTCCACGAGAACCTGCATTGGCAGCGGCGACCCACTTGCGAATCACCTCATCGGGCACCAGCCAGCGGGAAAGGGCGTTGTCTGGGGCCAGAGCCATCAAGTCGTCGTAAGCGGTCTTATCACTCTCATTCAGAGGGGGAGGGGGTTCCCTGGCAGGTTCTTCCGCCGGTGCGGGTTCCTGGGGTTCCGGTGCGGGAGCTGCCACCTCAGGCTGTGTCATTGTTTCCGGTTCGGGGGTGGTTTGGGGCTCTTCGATTACTTTGGTGATGGGAACTTCATTCTTCTTTTCCTCGCCGGTCCACAACCAATAGGCTGCTGCGGCGACGACAATCACCACAATAATTCCGATGATCCACCCTTGCCTAGACTGGTGTTCCGACATTCCCTGCCTCCTTTTTGCTTCTATCAGAATGTAATGGTTGGACCACGGCAAAGCCCTGCGGTTTCTTCGTGGTGCATGAGTTTTACATTACTCTCCGCCGGGGCCAGTCGCAAAGGGGAATTGCATTTTCGTATAGTGATGAAGGGAAGCTCACATATGCGGTGTTACACATTTAAGAGCCTTAGACTACGCCCCCTTGTGGGAGGATGTGTGTTCTACTGTGCATATTAGAGTGGACTGGACAAATAGCGACCGGTAGAAAAGAGAGGAAATAATGCATAAATTGACCAGCTTTTTGATGGCCATGTTGATCGGAGTCGCACAAGCTGCTGCTGCCATCGAGCCGGTAGATCCTTTCTGGCGCAATGCGACTGTTTATTTCATGTTGCCGGATCGTTTCTCTAATGGCGATACGACAAACGATTTTCCCTATGGTCGTAAAGACAATGCTGCCTATTTACGCGGCTTTGAAGGCGGGGACCTACGCGGAGTGATCGATAAAATTGAGGCTGGATATTTTAGTGATCTCGGGGTGGATGCTATCTGGATGGCCCCGGTGATTGAGAATATCCACGGCTTCAACGATTCAGACAAGCGTACCTATGCTTTTCATGGATACTGGCCCAAGGACTGGACCGCTGTAGATGCCAACTTCGGTACTGAGGTCGAGCTGGCAGAGTTGATTGATGCTGCTCATAGTCGTGGTATCCGCGTATTAATGGATGTGATTCTCAATCACACAGGACCTGTTACCGAGCAGGACCCAGCATGGCCCATCACCTGGTTACGTGATGGCCAACAGTGCGACTGGTCGGATTATACCGGTAATGTTGAATGTGCAATTCATGCGAACCTCACCGATATCCTCACCGAGAGTGAGGAGGCTGTGGAGCTGCCGCCGCAACTGGTGGAAAAGTGGAAAAGAGAGGGCCGCCTGGAGCAAGAGCAGCGCGAGTTGGAGGTGTTCTTTGAGCGTACTGGTTATCCTCGCGCGCCCAAGTACTATCTAATCAAATGGTTGACCGACTGGGTGCGCGAGTACGGTGTCGATGGATTCCGCGTAGATACCGTTAAACACGTTGAGGCAGAGGCCTGGGCAACACTGAAAAAAGAGGCAGACCTGGCTCTGGAGGAGTGGAAAGCCAAAAACCCGCACAAGAAACTTAATGATCGTGATTTCTTTATGGTGGGGGAGGTCTACCACTTTGGTGTGAATAATTATGGTCCCACAGTCGGACGCGCCTACGACTATAGCGATAAGAAGGTGGATTTTTATCAGTATGGTTTTGACAGCCTGATTAACTTCGATTTTGCTCAGGTTGCCGGACAGTCTCACGAGGAGATTTTTTCCAGTTATTCGAGCGCGCTGAATAATAGTGACCTGAAAGGGCTTGGGGTGCTTAATTACCTGGGGTCACATGATGATCATCACTCTTTTGATCGCGAACGCCAGCAAACAAAAAGCTCCGCCACCAAATTGATGCTGGCTCCCGGTGCAGTGCAGATTTATTACGGCGATGAGCTGGCACGACCGATGATTGATAAACGTGCTTATGGCGATGCTTCCATGCGTACCAATATGAACTGGGACGACCTGAAAAAGCCTGAGATCCGTAAATTATTGGCCCACTGGCAGAAACTCGGCCAGTTCCGCCAGGCTCATCCGGCAGTCGGTGCCGGTGAACATCAAAAACTTGCAGACAACCCCTATACTTTTGCTCGCACCTTATCGGGTGAACAGCCGGTTGTTGTCGCCCTGGATGTACCCCAGGGAAAGAAAACTATTTCTGTAAAAGGGGTTTTTGCCGATGGCCTCGAGCTGATGGACTACTATTCGGGTAAGCGTACGAAAGTGAAAGTTGGGAAGGTAACTCTTGTTACCGATGGTGAATTGTTGTTGCTTTCAGCCAAGCTGAAGAATAAATAGATTATATAAAAAAGCCCCGGTAATTTTTATATTGCCGGGGCTAATATAAGTTTATATAAGTTGCTTAATCGCCTTTCATGTCGGTGCTGGTGAACTGGTTGCAGACCATCACATCCACATCCAGCTGGCCGATAACGCGCTCGGCGGTATTACCTCGCAAGAATGAACCGGTCTCACCATACTGGTTCATTGTTCCCATCACCACCAAGTCCGCATCAATTTCTCGGGCCACTTCTTCAACCACATCACTGGTATAGCCGCGTTTTACGTGGATACGATGGGTGGGGACACCGGTCTTATCGGCAAGCTTGGCCAAGGCGCCGCGATCCGGGTATAGCATGGAATCCAGGTACGCATTGACCAGGTGTAATTCGGCACCATAGTGTCCGGCGATATAAGTAGCGCGTTCACTGATTTGACGGTTTAACTGGCGCTGTTCCAGAGTCTTTGCCTGGTAATTCACGGTGGCCAGCACAACTTTGCGCTCCTCCTTGGCACCAGGGCGGATTAGTACCACCGGGCAACGCGCGGTCTTCAGCACCCGCCATTTAGACTCAGCAAAGGTAAATCGACGGCTGGATTTTGCATGTACTGGAAGGTAGATCATTTCTGCGTTGCAGCGTTTGGATTCCTGTACGATGGCAGCTTGCCAGTCGCTGGACCAGCACACGGTAATTTCACAGGTGAGTCCGGCGGCGGAAATGGGATCGCGGATCTGTTCGCGGAACCAGGACTCGTCGCGGAAGAGGTGATCGTTCACTGCGCGAGTGTCTACGGCCTCGCCATCAACTGCCACAAATACCGCCAAACGCGGTTGGGGATTCCGGTCCCGCGAAGTGGTCAGGGCTCGCTCCAGAGCTACATGCTTTTCATCGTTGGGGTCCACTACCACGAATACGGTGCTTTGTTGCTCCATTTTTCCTCCAGATCAAAGGGTATTTCCGGTCCCTGCCTTATGCAGTTGACTCTTGGGTCTAATCTATCACGGGGCGCTGGTGGCGAGGAGTTTTTGTTATAGAGAAACGTTGAATTAGGCGCCATTCCACGCTGCCCGAAGCCGCATAATGAAGTAACTTGGTTTAGCTGTGTTGAGGCAGATCAAGTGCTTGAGTATCTTGGTGGTGATCAGACTCGGAGTTGCATGCTGACTTTTATGAGGCTGGAAAATTTCTGGAAGTGCCAGAATCAATCAAGAGGCTCAGGCTGTTTATTTAGCAATTTTCCAGCAAAATCTCTCTAAGGTTTGGTGGATTGTATACGGCCGGATTAGTGACGAAGCTTGGCAAAACCAGGGTAGAAGCTTACTTTCCATTGCTTTTCTCATGATAAGAAAAGTTACATCAGGATCTACGAAAGAGAGTGTCATAAAGTACGTATAAACATACATTTATTTTCCGGAATTTGATTTTGCAGCCCCTCTAAGAGTATACCGCCAGCACAGAGATGAATACCCACCTGGCATCAAACTAATGACCAAAGAATACATTGAGAGAGTACGAACTTGATTAGCAGGTGCGTAGAATAGTAGCAGCGTCTGTTTTTGGAGTTGGCCTGATACTGGAGGCCGTTGGATGACAATTCACACTGGTAAACCGGATTCCTCTAAAAGGATAGGCCTACAGGTTTGTCTGCGAGAGGAATTCTGTACTGAAAATATTTTCATCTGACGACAGGCCTACCGCAGCGATGAGGAGTTATTGGATTACGTTTTATAGCACTACGCCAATCACATTTTTCCACTCATAGTCAGTATGTACTTTCAGCCTGAGATATCTAAACTTGATTCTACGTGTAATAAAATGAAATTTTATTTAGGTGTTTCTTGGTTAGCCTACAGAATGATTATTACTCAAGCTACCCTTCACTGATTAGCCTCTCTCTGTCTACAGAAGTTTAAACCTGAGCTATGTTCTTGTTTGTAGCTGCACTAATCCTCCCTTGGCGTAGAGCAAATCATTGCACAAAAAGCCACTACGCCCCCCTCTAGGGGGATGTGTGCGTTAGTACCACTTGCTTATTCTGTCATAGACCACACCCCCGGAAGAGGGTCGGTCATTAGGCCAAAGCCATGTATTTTTGGGGCGAAATCCTCAAACTCGGGTCAGATATCACAAGAATAAGTATGGTCACCACTGATGAGAGGTTTCACTCCCAGCCGTTTACCTATTCGGTTAACGACCTTTCACCTGATTCCCAATGGCAGTCATCTCGAGCTGTTGTCGATAGATATTTCTGCGTTATACCAGATGGGAATGCCTGTGCCTGCCTGCTTACTCTTACATTCTGGTTCTCCGTGGTCGTTGTAGGCCTTATTTGCACTTAAACAGCGCGATATTGGGAGTGGCCAGCGCTGACCAGTTGGGCCTGGATAGCCTGAAAAATTTCCCGATCTTCCAAAAAATAACAGCGAAAGATGAGAGATAAGGAAAACTAAAATGAAAAAAAATATTGCTCTGAGAAGCTTACTGGGAGGTGCGGGCATTGTGCTTGGTGCATTGTCCAGTAGTCACGTGAGTGCTGGTACTGCCTTTGTGCATTTGTTTGAGTGGAGCTGGAATGATATCGCCAGTGAGTGTGAGAACTTCCTCGGTCCCAAGGGCTTCGATGCGGTGCAGATATCTCCGCCCAATGAGCATATCAGTCACTCAACCTGGTGGGCGCGTTATCAGCCGGTGACATATACAAATCTCACCAGTCGCAGTGGTACTGAGCAGGAGCTGCAAAGCATGATCAGCCGTTGCAATGCAGTGGGTGTTAAAGTTTATGCTGATGTGGTGATTAACCATACTGCCGCCTGGAGTGGCGGTGGTACAGGCTGGGGGGGCACCCAATGGACACTTCTGAACCACCCGGAGTTCTCATCCTGGGATTACCACTCTGATTGCACCATTGATAATTACAGCGATGCAAACAACGTCTGGAATTGTCGCCTCAGCGGCTTACCGGACTTGAATACCGGCTCCAACTATGTCCAGCAAACCCTGGCGGACTATCTGAATAAACTGCAGGGCATGGGGGTGGCAGGATTCCGTGTAGATGCAGTCAAACATATGTCTCCGGGTGATATGCAGGGCATTATGAGTAAGGCCGGCAATCCATGGATTTTCTCAGAAGTGATTGGTGCAGCGGGGGAAGCCTCTGAAATTCAGCCTTCCAACTACACTTTCCTTGGCCATGTAACGGAATTTAAATATGGGACTGATGTCGCCAGTAATTTCAATGGCCAGATTAAAAATCTGGCCAGTATAGGTGAGAGCTGGGGACTACTGTCTTCAAGTGATGCAGTACATTTCATCGATAACCACGACCGGGAACGCGGACATGGTGGTGGTGGTAATCTGACCTATCACGATGGAGCCAAGTACAACCTGGCCAATGTGTTTATGCTGGCACATCCCTATGGTTATCCCAAGATAATGTCTGGATACAACTTTTCCGATACTGATATTGGTCCTCCCAGTAATGGCCCAAATAATTGTCAGAACGGTGACTGGGTCTGCCAGCATCGCTGGGGCAATATCGCCAATATGGTGGGCTTCCGTAACTATGTCGACGGCACCTCTATGGACAACTGGTGGGACAATGGCAATAACCAGATTGCCTTTGGTCGTGGAAATAAGGGCTTTGTGCTGATCAACAATGAGAGCAGTTCTTTAAGGCAAACCCTCTATACCGGTATGCCTGCGGGAGAGTATTGCAATGTGCTGGCTGGCGATGAAGAGTGCAGTGGTGATGTAATTGAGGTTGATAGCAATGGTTTTGCAACATTCAATGTCAATGCCAATTCTGCGGCCGCGATTCATGGCGGCCAATTGGCAACACCCTGTGATAATTGTTCCGGTAATGGGTTTTCACAGTTGAATTTCCGCGGTACGGCCAATAACTGGGGTGCCCAGGCGATGACTCTGATAGGAGATAATATCTGGCGTACTACTGTAATGTTTGATGGCGGTAATAATCAGCGTTTCAAGTTTGATATAAGTACTGACTGGAGTGAGAACTACGGAGACAATAACGCCGATGGTATTCTTGAGTTGGGTGGTAACGATATTTATACCAGTGTGGCTGGTACTTATATCGTCGAGGTGAACGATAAAACACTCGGGTATTCGCTTACCTGTGTCGATTGCAGCAGCCATACTTCAAATTTTTCCTCACTTTACTTCCGTGGAACGCCTAACGGCTGGGGTGCTGAGCCTATGCAGTTAGTAGCAAACAATATTTGGGAAATTCAGGTCAATTTTGATGGCCAATCCCAGCAACGTTTTAAATTTGATGTCAGTGGCGACTGGAGTGAGAACTACGGCGATAATAATGCCGATGATATTCTTGAGCGGGGTGGATCTGATATTTACACCTCTGTTATTGGAAGTTACAAAATACAGGTGAATGATCAGACGATGACTTATGATCTGATAGTAGATTGAGCTTCCATTTGATTTAAAATAAAAACCCAGCTATAAGCTGGGTTTTTATTTTAAATCATCAATAGGGGGTCATATTTTCAAGCTTAAATATATGGCTTTTAAAGGGGGAAAGAGCCAGCCTTATTCGACCTTGCCCATTGAGAATAATTAGCTGTTGCTCTTCATCGGTGATTTGCCCATTCAGTTGATAATTGCCGTCTTTCAAGTACCACTGTTTAATAAGCTTCTCTGGAATCAGCAAGTCGAAATTCGCAGTTACATTATCAAAATTAGCGACTACTAAGAGTTTTTCAGTTTTATCCCAACGAGCAAAAGAAAATTGCTTTTCCCCATAGTCCGAGTTTTGGCTGCGGTTGTAGTTATGCAAATCCATATAGTGACCACGCAGAGCGGGACTATCTGTGGAAAAATTGAGCAGGCGTTGGTAAAAACTGCGTAACCCCTTCTCGTCATTCGTTAGCAAGTCTGAATTAAAAGCACCTTGGTTGTTCCATCGGCGTACACTCGGCACTGACCAGTAGTCGAAAATAGTGGTACGGCTGGCTTTGCCAAAACCGGCGTCCTGGCTGGCGGGTTCCCCTAATTCCTGGCCAAAGTACACCAGGGTGGGGGCAGGGGAGAGCGCGGCGGAAACCAGCATTGCGGGTTTGCCCGCTTGGGAGTTACCAGCGAACTGCGGACTGGCGATACGCTGTTCGTCGTGGTTCTCCATAAAACGCAGCATATGGGAGGAGATATCCATCAGGTTTGCTTGAATTTCCGCGATTTTATCAGTGCTGCCTTTGTCCTCCATTACCGCGCGAATGGCATCGTAGGTGCCGACTTTATCGTAGAGATAGTCCATTTTCCCAAGGCGCAGGTAATCGCGGTAGCGTTCCGGAGTATAGATTTCAGCAAGCAGTAGCGTATCGGGGTTGTGCATTTTGATAGAGGAATTCAGGTAGCTCCAGAATTCCACCGGTACCATTCCGGCCATATCGTAGCGAAATCCATCTACGCCGAAGTCCAGCCAGTAGTGGGTGATATCGCGGAATTTTTTCCAGGTGTCAGGTACTTTCTTGTTGGACCAAAACTGGGCATGGGCGCGGTAGTCGCGTTCGGCATAATGTTGGGGTAACTCGGTATAATCCTTGCTGCCATCGGGGCGAATACCGAAGTTAATTTTTACTGTCTCGTACCAGTCATGCATGGCGGGTTGTGCGCTGCGTGCGCCGTTGCCGGTCCACTTGGCTGGGCTCTCTGCAAACTTCCCATTGGCAAGGGGGTTGGCTTCCCCATTGAGTGGTTGGTAGCCAGCTTTGGCTACAGGCACGCGAAAGTCTTCACCCACGACGTAGTAGAAATTATTGTTGCGGGCGTAGGTGACCTGGGTGTTGTCATCGGCACCGAAGTCCCGTACGCCCCGTGGCTTGTGTTGGGATTGATAGGCTCGGGCTACATGGTTGGGCACTATATCGATAATCACTTTCAGGCCGGCCTCGTGGCTGCGTTCCACCAGTGCACGGAATTCCTGTAATCGTTCAGCGGGATTATCGGCCAGATCTGGGTTTACGCTGTAGTAATCCTTAATGGCGTAGGGGGATCCAGCGCGGCCTTTGACCACGTCTGGATCGTCGTTACTGATTCCGTACTCGCTGTAGTCGCCAACGAGTGCGTGGTGCAGGGCACCGGTGTACCAGATATGGGTGGCACCCAGATTGCGAATTTCTTCTAATGCTTTTGGGGTGAAATCAGAAAATTTGCCCACACCGTTTTCTTCGATTGTGCCCCAGGACCTGTTGGTATCGTTAGTGTTACCAAATAGGCGTGGTAGCACCTGATAGATAACCGCTTTTTCTTCGGCCATTTTTGGAGCGGGCTGTATCTCTTGGGATTTATTTTCCTGGCTACAGCCGCTAATAACGAATAGTGCAGCGGCGAGGAGTTTGGCAATAAACAGGGAATGTACTGTCTTCATGGGTTCCTGAATACTTTGAATGTGTATTTTTAATCGCAAAAAGCCGATCGCTGGGCTATGGGTTTGTGAGGATTAAATCCAGCCGGTCTTTATGCCAGTCAAACTTAACCCACAACTGCTGGTTGCGCTTGTGGTACCAGGCTCCATGACTGGCCCGGTTAAAGTCTTTTTCACTGTCGAAAATAGGCAGGGATTCACCGCTGATCCGCAATTGCGCTGGCACCTGTTGCCAGTTGTGGATTTTTAATGTGACTGTGCGGGATTCCGGTACTCCGGTATAGCCCTCGCCTTCTCGTTTGAGGACAAAGGTCAAACCTTGTTTATTCCGCCCAGCAGAGAAATGTAATTTTTCGTAGTGACCCTTTTCAAAAGCCTGCGCTGTAGCTCCATCATCTTCATAAATATAACGCTGGGAATTTGGCGCAGATTCGTGGGCGTAGTAGTCCAAGGTCAGCTTTTTACTGGAATAGTCACGGCTGGTTTGGATATCGCCGATGGTGGGAATAATGGCGCCGGCACGCACTAATACTGGGATGGTTTTCAGGTCCACTTTTATCTGGGCCTGGTCGCCGGTGTATTGCTTATCACTCCAGTAATCGAACCAGGTACCGCCGGGTAGCTTTACTGCCACTTCATCGACATCGGCCTCTACCACAGGGGCTACCAGGAAATCCTGACCCCACAAGTAGGCATCTTTGTAATCGAGAAGGGAGAGGTCGCTCTCGTTTTCAAAAAACAATGGGCGCATCAGCGGTATGCCGGTCTGGCTGTTTTCGAAGGCAAGGGTGTAGTTGTAAGGCATTAGGCGATAGCGCAATTTTACGTACTCGCGCAGGATATTGCGGGTTCGACGGTCGTGGAACACCGGTTCTGAGGCGATATGTTCCTGGGCGTGGGGGCGATAGACCGGTTGGAATACGCCGTATTGCAACCAGCGGATATAGAGCTCGCGATCAAATTTCTCGCCGCCGGCAAAGCCACCCAGATCGGAGTGGGTGTAACCAAAGCCCAGCAAGCCCATACTCAAAGCCAACTCTACCTGGGGTTGTAAGCCACCCCATTCCCGCGCCACGTCGCCGGTCCAGGGAATCATGCCGTAGCGCTGGGAGCCGGCAAAACCGGCACGCATCATAATAAAAGGACGGCGTTCCGGGTATTTTGCGGTTTGGCGTTCATACAGGAGCTGTGCCCAGGCGTGGCCAAAGGTATTGTGTACTTCATCGGCCATACCGATCGCGTGAACGGTATCGGCGGGGTGAACTTCCGGTTCGCCCAGGTCGCCCCACCAGCCGGAGACGCCCTGCTCCAGCAGGTTGTCGTAAATATTCCAGAACCAGTCGCGGCCATCTTCGGAGAAGACATCGATCAGGCCAGTGTTGCCGAAATAGAAGTCGAAGCGCTTGGGCTCCCCGGCCAGGTTTTTTGCCAGGGCATTATTGGCTACGGCCTCCTGCCAGCGTTCGGAGGTGGAAAGCACAAAGGGCTCGGTCACCAGGATGGTGTTGATACCGCGCTCTTTGAGGTCGGCCATCATTTTCTCTGGCTTGGGGAAGGCTTCTTTATCCCAAGACAGGTTGCCCATATGGCCTTTGATATCCGGGCCAAACCAGTAGAGGTCCAACACCAGGGCATCCAGGGGGAAATCCTCTTCGGCAAATTTGTCCACGGTCGCGCGGACTTCGGCCTCACTGTGATAGCCAAAACGGGAGGCAAAGTTACCCAAAGCCCAGCGCGGGGGCAGAGGCTGCTTGCCGGTTGTCGACACATAGTTTTCCAGCAGCTGTGGATAAGTCTCACCGGCCACGACGATATAGGCGGTGCGTCCGGCGACGGCTTCAAACTGCAGTATATCTTCTTCGTTGGCGCCCAAATCCAGAGTACCGGTAGCGGAATTGTCGAACAGCAAAATATATTTGTTGCTGGACAGTACTGCCGGCAGCGAGAAGTACATCTGGTTGGATTCGGTGGTATAGCCGTAGTGAGCGCGGTTGTAGAGTGGCAGTCGCTGGCCGCGACGGTCCATGCCCAGTACCCGCTCGCCACCGCCCAGTAGTTTTTCCCTTGGTGACAGTGCAAAGCGGAAGCCACGCAGTGTCTCGGTGGCGAAGAAGCCGCTCTCTTCGCTCAGGATTTGCTCTTCACCGCGCAGGTACTCTATGCGGAAGGGAGACTTGTGGATGACTGCACTCAGGGAGCCTGAACGGAATAGCAGCCTGTCCTTTTCGTCCCGTAAATGTGCTTTGGGGATATTGTCCCGGCCGGAGGCAATAGCGAAGGATTGAAGTTGCTTGATTCCTTCGCGATGGTAGTGAACGGCTAGTGCTGAGGGGCCCACTGGATTAAGGGAGACCTCTCCATCGCTTAGTTTTATGGTAAGCCGGTTATTGCTCAGGTTATGGGCCTGATAGCTTCTCTGTTCGCTGGCAACAGCCAGCATACTTAAACAGAGGATGCAGGCGAGAGAGACAAGACGTAGAAGGGGCAGATTTGGGATCATCGCGCGGAACTTCAGTTGATTATTCGACAGTGAGTGGCTCAGGACCTGTGCAGACACACTGGACCCAAGCCTATGCTAAGGCACTGGTTTGTGCCCGCATCCTCCCCCTTTGGGGGGATGGAGGCCTGGGTTTGGCGTGACAGAATGGCATAATAAGCATAAATAGAGATGCGGTGATCCCTATGACTCAACCAGCTAGCGGCGCCGCCGCTGCAACCCAGCAGCCGAGTTTGCCGTTTTGGCAGGTGTGGAATGTCAGCCTCGGATTCCTGGGAGTACAGTTTGGCTTCTCCCTGCAAAATGCCAATGCCAGTCGGATTTTGTCTGACCTGGGGGCTGACCTGCACTCGTTATCATTGTTCTGGATAGTGGCGCCGTTGATGGGCTTGCTAGTCCAGCCAATTGTTGGCTCCGCATCGGATCGCACCTGGAGTCGTTTCGGCCGTCGCAATCCCTATATCCTGTTTGGTGCTATCGCTGCGGCATTGGGTATGGCATTTATGCCCAATGCCGGCCTAGTGGTAGCACTGGTGGCCCCTATCCTTTTTGGCGGCGTGATGCTGGCTCTGATGGATGCAGCCTTTAATGTCACCATGCAGCCATTTCGTGCCCTGGTGGCAGATATGGTGCCCTCCGAACAGCGCACTTTGGGTTACTCCATCCAGTCCCTGCTGATTAATATCGGCGCTATCTTTGGCTCCATGTTGCCCTTTGTCCTTACCAATGTGATTGGCCTGGAAAATACTGCCAAGGCAGGTGAAGTGGCCCCCTCGGTGATCGGGGCCTTTTATATTGGGGCTACGGTACTGCTGGGTAGTGTGCTCTGGACTGTTATACGCACTAAGGAATATCCACCAGAGCAGTACAATACTTACAAAGGCCTTGACGCAGAGCAGCTGCGACAGGAGCGGAAACAAAAAGGGACGCTTCTCCAGCGGCTGGGAGGCTTTTTTCGTTTGATGCTGAGTATGCCTCGCACGATGCGCCAGTTGGCCCTGGTGCAGTTTTTCTCCTGGTTCGCCCTGTTTATTATGTGGGTGTATACCACTCCCGCTATCACTCAACATGTTTGGGATGTGGAGGCCAAATGGTTCGACCCCGCCTATCTGGAAACCGTGAAGGAAATTCCCGCACATATTGCCGCAGCAAAGGGGGCAG
This DNA window, taken from Microbulbifer sp. GL-2, encodes the following:
- a CDS encoding alpha-amylase family protein encodes the protein MKTVHSLFIAKLLAAALFVISGCSQENKSQEIQPAPKMAEEKAVIYQVLPRLFGNTNDTNRSWGTIEENGVGKFSDFTPKALEEIRNLGATHIWYTGALHHALVGDYSEYGISNDDPDVVKGRAGSPYAIKDYYSVNPDLADNPAERLQEFRALVERSHEAGLKVIIDIVPNHVARAYQSQHKPRGVRDFGADDNTQVTYARNNNFYYVVGEDFRVPVAKAGYQPLNGEANPLANGKFAESPAKWTGNGARSAQPAMHDWYETVKINFGIRPDGSKDYTELPQHYAERDYRAHAQFWSNKKVPDTWKKFRDITHYWLDFGVDGFRYDMAGMVPVEFWSYLNSSIKMHNPDTLLLAEIYTPERYRDYLRLGKMDYLYDKVGTYDAIRAVMEDKGSTDKIAEIQANLMDISSHMLRFMENHDEQRIASPQFAGNSQAGKPAMLVSAALSPAPTLVYFGQELGEPASQDAGFGKASRTTIFDYWSVPSVRRWNNQGAFNSDLLTNDEKGLRSFYQRLLNFSTDSPALRGHYMDLHNYNRSQNSDYGEKQFSFARWDKTEKLLVVANFDNVTANFDLLIPEKLIKQWYLKDGNYQLNGQITDEEQQLIILNGQGRIRLALSPFKSHIFKLENMTPY
- a CDS encoding alpha amylase C-terminal domain-containing protein — protein: MKKNIALRSLLGGAGIVLGALSSSHVSAGTAFVHLFEWSWNDIASECENFLGPKGFDAVQISPPNEHISHSTWWARYQPVTYTNLTSRSGTEQELQSMISRCNAVGVKVYADVVINHTAAWSGGGTGWGGTQWTLLNHPEFSSWDYHSDCTIDNYSDANNVWNCRLSGLPDLNTGSNYVQQTLADYLNKLQGMGVAGFRVDAVKHMSPGDMQGIMSKAGNPWIFSEVIGAAGEASEIQPSNYTFLGHVTEFKYGTDVASNFNGQIKNLASIGESWGLLSSSDAVHFIDNHDRERGHGGGGNLTYHDGAKYNLANVFMLAHPYGYPKIMSGYNFSDTDIGPPSNGPNNCQNGDWVCQHRWGNIANMVGFRNYVDGTSMDNWWDNGNNQIAFGRGNKGFVLINNESSSLRQTLYTGMPAGEYCNVLAGDEECSGDVIEVDSNGFATFNVNANSAAAIHGGQLATPCDNCSGNGFSQLNFRGTANNWGAQAMTLIGDNIWRTTVMFDGGNNQRFKFDISTDWSENYGDNNADGILELGGNDIYTSVAGTYIVEVNDKTLGYSLTCVDCSSHTSNFSSLYFRGTPNGWGAEPMQLVANNIWEIQVNFDGQSQQRFKFDVSGDWSENYGDNNADDILERGGSDIYTSVIGSYKIQVNDQTMTYDLIVD
- a CDS encoding alpha-amylase family glycosyl hydrolase, with the protein product MHKLTSFLMAMLIGVAQAAAAIEPVDPFWRNATVYFMLPDRFSNGDTTNDFPYGRKDNAAYLRGFEGGDLRGVIDKIEAGYFSDLGVDAIWMAPVIENIHGFNDSDKRTYAFHGYWPKDWTAVDANFGTEVELAELIDAAHSRGIRVLMDVILNHTGPVTEQDPAWPITWLRDGQQCDWSDYTGNVECAIHANLTDILTESEEAVELPPQLVEKWKREGRLEQEQRELEVFFERTGYPRAPKYYLIKWLTDWVREYGVDGFRVDTVKHVEAEAWATLKKEADLALEEWKAKNPHKKLNDRDFFMVGEVYHFGVNNYGPTVGRAYDYSDKKVDFYQYGFDSLINFDFAQVAGQSHEEIFSSYSSALNNSDLKGLGVLNYLGSHDDHHSFDRERQQTKSSATKLMLAPGAVQIYYGDELARPMIDKRAYGDASMRTNMNWDDLKKPEIRKLLAHWQKLGQFRQAHPAVGAGEHQKLADNPYTFARTLSGEQPVVVALDVPQGKKTISVKGVFADGLELMDYYSGKRTKVKVGKVTLVTDGELLLLSAKLKNK
- a CDS encoding DUF3014 domain-containing protein, with the protein product MSEHQSRQGWIIGIIVVIVVAAAAYWLWTGEEKKNEVPITKVIEEPQTTPEPETMTQPEVAAPAPEPQEPAPAEEPAREPPPPLNESDKTAYDDLMALAPDNALSRWLVPDEVIRKWVAAANAGSRGELIHKHRPLKTIRGPIIVTGSSMEGYQLSPDNYRRYDQPVRLFALMNTDTAVGLYQYWYPRLSQAWGELGIRNKTFHQIVIEAIDQVLAAPEIEGPIQLVRPSVYYKFADPKLEKLPGIQKLMIRMGPDNATRVKEKLKELKEKLEAMPVQKPETNQAQ
- a CDS encoding universal stress protein — protein: MEQQSTVFVVVDPNDEKHVALERALTTSRDRNPQPRLAVFVAVDGEAVDTRAVNDHLFRDESWFREQIRDPISAAGLTCEITVCWSSDWQAAIVQESKRCNAEMIYLPVHAKSSRRFTFAESKWRVLKTARCPVVLIRPGAKEERKVVLATVNYQAKTLEQRQLNRQISERATYIAGHYGAELHLVNAYLDSMLYPDRGALAKLADKTGVPTHRIHVKRGYTSDVVEEVAREIDADLVVMGTMNQYGETGSFLRGNTAERVIGQLDVDVMVCNQFTSTDMKGD